Proteins from a single region of Lentisphaerota bacterium:
- a CDS encoding MotA/TolQ/ExbB proton channel family protein produces MKKLVMSAVMLATLLGAPALLAQEAAAPGAAAGAAVEAAAPGLDSTLIVDAESGAPVSAQRKRSATSFYDVMTGSGPIGFLLWMALFGSGAAAIYFIVDCSILVRPAKMLPGTLIDQVKSAMAEGDVLKALKACESEPSSMANILSAGFSHVEEGYDIIQESVGTAADLETERLMQRLTWISVCANLAPMLGLLGTVQGMIMAFGNIATAAPDVGALALAIAQALWTTAGGLVVAIPAITFYYGIRNNANKLVLRMEAMTMELIKDLRNVEVVND; encoded by the coding sequence ATGAAGAAATTAGTGATGAGTGCGGTGATGCTTGCGACGCTGCTGGGCGCTCCGGCGCTGCTGGCCCAAGAAGCCGCGGCACCGGGCGCGGCGGCAGGAGCGGCGGTGGAAGCGGCAGCACCGGGGCTGGACAGCACGCTGATCGTCGATGCCGAGAGCGGCGCGCCGGTCTCCGCTCAGAGAAAGCGAAGCGCCACCAGTTTCTATGACGTCATGACAGGATCGGGACCCATCGGCTTCCTGCTGTGGATGGCTCTGTTCGGGAGCGGCGCAGCCGCCATCTACTTCATCGTGGACTGCTCGATCCTCGTGCGTCCCGCGAAGATGTTGCCCGGCACGTTGATCGACCAGGTCAAAAGCGCCATGGCCGAGGGGGATGTCCTCAAGGCGCTGAAAGCCTGCGAGAGCGAGCCCAGCTCGATGGCCAACATTCTGTCGGCCGGTTTTTCGCACGTGGAGGAGGGTTACGACATCATCCAGGAGAGCGTCGGCACGGCGGCCGACCTCGAGACAGAACGGCTGATGCAGCGCCTCACCTGGATCTCGGTCTGCGCCAACCTCGCGCCGATGCTCGGGCTCCTCGGCACCGTGCAAGGTATGATCATGGCCTTCGGCAATATCGCCACGGCGGCCCCTGATGTCGGCGCGCTGGCCCTCGCCATTGCCCAGGCCCTGTGGACGACCGCCGGCGGCCTGGTCGTCGCCATCCCGGCCATCACCTTCTACTATGGCATCCGCAACAATGCCAACAAGCTCGTCCTCCGCATGGAGGCCATGACCATGGAGCTGATCAAGGATCTGCGCAACGTCGAGGTCGTGAACGATTGA
- a CDS encoding biopolymer transporter ExbD, protein MGKVRKVRSAGCDLNMTPMIDVVFQLIIFFVVTMKLTENVYEDIVLEDGRHGAIVKEMPPQTLIIELGRRLPFVGGYRISINNAQMDESLLRDILVKRVNKYRNTNFPVLIRADHRVPHREVRRVMSVCTEAGIWKLSFMAIYEHTGQKKGGGG, encoded by the coding sequence ATGGGAAAAGTTAGAAAAGTCCGATCCGCCGGCTGCGATCTGAATATGACGCCGATGATCGACGTCGTGTTTCAGTTGATTATCTTCTTCGTCGTCACGATGAAGCTGACCGAGAACGTGTACGAGGACATCGTCCTGGAGGATGGCCGGCACGGGGCGATCGTCAAGGAGATGCCCCCCCAGACCCTGATCATCGAGTTGGGACGCCGGCTGCCCTTCGTCGGCGGCTACCGCATCTCGATCAACAACGCGCAGATGGACGAGTCCCTGTTGCGGGACATTCTGGTGAAGCGCGTCAACAAATACCGCAACACCAACTTCCCGGTCCTGATCCGGGCCGACCACCGGGTGCCGCACCGCGAGGTCCGGCGCGTCATGTCCGTCTGCACCGAGGCCGGCATCTGGAAGCTGTCGTTTATGGCGATCTACGAGCACACGGGTCAAAAGAAGGGAGGCGGGGGATGA